Below is a window of Cataglyphis hispanica isolate Lineage 1 chromosome 2, ULB_Chis1_1.0, whole genome shotgun sequence DNA.
atgttataaaactcATAATAACATAGATACGGTGATTGCcgtaatctaattttataacattaaatggtaataaatatatttgtttttcttaaatgtatattacgtGTGAATATGACAATAAAATGGCTAGGTAATAATGCGTAAAATGAGGCATGAATTCACAAATATGTCAAATGAGATAGTACACGACTAGTAACATGATCTAGATTTTGCAATTGCACGTAATTGATATTAGCATAATTCCAACAATAGCAGATATTATGTCGCATCAAGTagaattaatacttttaattgcGAATAGTGTATATAGTGTATATGTTCACCAAAAGAacatttaaagttattaataaatttaattgtcatcTCTGTTTCACTTTCTATaagaaatttggaaaaaagaatttctcatcaaatattattttaatagaaatttatacaacACCTAAAATTCATTCTaacaattatcattaataatttcaaaaataatttcttttctaatccTTGTGGCGTCTTATTAAAACAAGaacgaaaaagattaattcattttttcatttaatgaggagattcataaaatttagcaAATCATGCATTGTTTCTTGCCGATTAATGATCGCTGAATTTAAGGAACTAGCACGAAGTCCTCGAAGATTTCGGTCAAGCTCCTAATGACCCACTTTCAGCGGCGCATGCTCGATGTGCATCAGAGATGTTTACTCCAAAGGTGAAAATGTCGCAGCACATAGTCAGGCAGGCTGGCAGGTGATAATTTTTCACGAGCGGAATAAAgctgaggaaaaaaaaaaagaagtgcgCGAGACAATTCGGTCGTTTTACAGAAACGAGGTCGCGTATAACAGCAGTAACGAAGATTGATCAGCGATCAGACGTGTCGAAATCTTGAGGATAAACCTAATAAGGATGCAAATCATTAGAACAATTCAATCAAGTGCCATCGTGTGTCTTCTCGTAGTTTGTCATCGATACTCCTCCGCCATTACAAATGGTCGGCTTAAGAAACGTCCACGATCATCCTCGGAGTTTAAAAGCTCATCCGTTGCGGGATTCTTTCTGGCGGACTAAGATTCTGGTAGATATTTCCACGAAATCTGCAATTGCCTATTATCCGTGAAAATACAGATCATAGTTTGACGAAAATTATACacgcttataaatttattaattaattatatgttgaaaaattgCTATCAGGTCATCATACTTATCATACTAAatgcaatattgaaaattagaaaattagatCATCTTGCTTTGTCgtgtgtaattattaaaaaaaatgtttatcattgtaaataaatgatgaacagatgcttgtcatttttttaataaaattctcgatagagcatctttttttgtataaatttttatttcttatttaaaataagcacGAGATGTTCGAAATCAGCTGATCAAGATAGGGAAGAATTGACATACTTCTTGCGCTATTGCCGACTCCGAATCATTGTAGATGCACCTGATGTCATCTTGATCGAAGTCGAATAAATCGCGCGTCGTGTGACCCAAATAATatgacgcgcgcgcgtgcgcgcaaCCCGCACCCCTCGAGAGGGTGTGTTTTCATCCCCGCGTCGCTTTCTCACACAGTTCGCGCGGAGAGTCTTCTCTTCtttactctttctctcgccgTCGATCTTGTGGTAGCCGTCTTGCAGTGCGAGTTACGACGACAGCTGGTGCCGTGACACCTGCTGCAACATCGTGAGATCGATATCCGCTCGTTCCTGTATCTTATTTCGAAACGAACGCAAACGGACTCCGCGATCATGTCCTCGACGGAACGGCGCCCGTTGTAACTTTCATCGATACGACCCCTCCCCCGTTGTGTATTGTCATCCTGTGATGTAGCGGGAAGAGACAACGTCCTCGCGAGGTATCCGCAACGGCGTCCTTCGGTCTCCTTTTGACAAACTCGCCGAGATCTGCGAGTGTCGTGACTTTCGTGATCGTCCTTTCGAGGATTTTGTGCGATTTTACAGTGctcgtgtaaaatatatttcgatttcTCTACTCTGGACGGAATAGACGCATGTCATAATTTGTGGATGACATGCGCGCGAAGTTTTGTGTTGAATATTTTCGGAGACCAACGAATGGTTTATAAATTCCTAAGAAATTTTAGAAGCTGTAAAAATTCTGATCAAAATTTTGGtctactgttttttttttctttttttaataaagaagctaaaattatcgcaataatcgtatatatattttacaaaatttattaaaatttatttaagactatatctctaattataaacaatgcaaatattttgcttatataaacaaataaaaaagatttacttttttcatattataatatatgcttcAAAGTTTTgcacgttttattttaaatagtgctgttaaagatttgaaatatttttgtttgcatGTATATGTTTTCATCCAACGCGTAGATAAAATACGAAACGCGTCAGGTGTCACTTGTCAAAATATTCCCACTATTCGTCATTTCTGGCTGGGGGTTAATGACCCgacaaacatattatatatcaacaaGATATAGTCCCTCATGAAGCGTTAATATCGCGTTGATATGGTTTCTTTACGGCATAACGCTTCCATTTGTCGACCATTGTgtttattgaaacttttttcaCGTACGTGAGCACACATACGTGGTATCTACCTCAAAGAGATTTGAAAGCTGCAAAAGAGATTTTACgcgcgaaataataataaatataataaagttaaatataataaatatatacgctcgtacaaaaaaaaattctacatacGTCAAAAATTCCTATATACGTCATTTCATTAATCACTCGCAATTTTCTAAACTAATAACCGTGATAAAGCGcattaaaaattcgatttttttaatggtatttattatcaaaatattttcaaatatcactCGGATAAATATAGTGTCAGCTGATCGATACAAACAATATCACGCTTTTACGTGAGACAAGTGTAACACGAATTTTATCTTATGCAGCAGACAAGTGGATAACGAAATACCGAGAAGAGGATTTTATTACACtttgaaacattatttataaatgaggAACGAATACGAATGAAGAGCATCATGGCTATGTAAGATCATTTTTGACTGGGAATAATCATCCCCCCGAATACTTGTAAAAGCAATCAGAAACTTGCCACCAAAAGAAGCTTAATGAGCTGCTGCCCTTTTATGTGAGTATgtcacttatttatttattatttctttatctatacatgtctgaatattataaattatataagtattatataagcattataaatgaaacttttctgtttattatatcaatttataaaaactataccGTCCAAAAGTAATCAAATGTtatcagataaatttttataatttataaaatttaaatagaatttataatttaaaaaaaaagccgaggaataatttcaagaatgtagttttttatgttattaatagtCTAgtctaaaaaatatcgaatttagAAATTGTGGCATGCGATTCCccaaacacacatatacatacacatatacatacttgATTATAACTCCACAAGCATAGCACAAATATGCCGATCGCTGCACCTTTCGGGACGACTGCGCAGTAGAGAATTCTACGAGTCTACACGGTCGGGTAACACGCGTGTTTCTTTATGCCGTTCACGGTGTGTGTTGTCTATATCTCTCCCACGCTCTCCTCCGCGATTCAGCCTCGCAGTCTTTGACAGCAGCTGTCCTTCTCGCACCAGTCGACGTCACAGCATCGCGACTAATCTGCAGGGTCGTACTCGGCatcattctaaaaaaaattcaccaatctcttcaaatttttatatatatatatatatatatatatatatatatatattttaaagattaaaaaatattaagtttctaattattataattattgtaattattgcaTGTGTAATTATTCGCTGTTAATACTCTGTCAGAATATGCATTCGGTATTTTCCTGTTATTAAGACGGACGTCTCGTTCTCGTCAATATgattgtcaaatttttgacAGTTCATGatccgaaaattaaaaataattcaaaatcctTTTGCTCCGATATTGaaagacatttaaaataaactatcaTTAAATCGCAGCGTCAGagattatgtatgtatgtatgtatgtatatatgtatgtatgtacatatacatactgaGAATTTCCGAAATCGAGAAGATCGCGGATGCTACGGTACTGCGTCAAATCAGCCGCGGGCGACGAACGTGCGCAGCTGTCTGTATGCGAACGTGAGTGAGTCCGCTGTGGTCCGCTGCGCTCCGCAGCTGATGCGGCTCACCGCGTCGTGCGTCGTGCCTCTCGTGTTGTGTGTTTCGTTTAAAatctagaataaaataaaactgcagCGAAAAAAATGCATCGAAATTCATCGATATTATTCTTAAGTTTTTTTTGCTCGCAATCTTGATATCGACGTCGTCTACGCGCGATAAGAGTTCCGGACGGGACTGccgaaagaaggaagaaaggaaggaagtTTGGCACTGAGGATTTCTCGGAGTCGCGAGAGAACgctaaacaaataaatccgCGGTGAGATACAGTGCGCGAGATCGCTcgctgtctctctttctctctctctctctctctctttctctgcgaGCATCTGGACAATGAGTCGTAAGGAGCGAAGGTAGACAAAGGGTCGCCGGACCGTTGAGCGTCCCGGCGCAGTTTATATTCGTTTATGCTGCACCCGTGACTCCGAGACACCGATTGCCATGCGACTGTCGAGCATACAAGACGCCCGGTCACGCTTATGACGAGAGTTTGCTCATCCGTAAGGTCAATCTGGGGTTGTTGTCTATCGCAATTTGACAACGACGTTGCATTTTCCTCCGCGAGTCTTGTCTCTCTCGCGTATATCCAGCGAGGGTGATCCGTGATGTTGGCGTGATGCGCTTTAGCCTCGGGATTCTTCAGGATTTCCACAGGGAAGATCCTTATAGAGCGAGTTATAATAGGGTACACTATATAAAGCGGATGCTTGGAGCGCATAGAGCGACGATCACAAAGTATAGCCATTATGGAGGCATTGCGTTTAGCTATACAGTGAGTGTCCTTTTTTGGCAGATGCACCCCgtgatagtttttattttcctattatgtgaaaaaagcGATTAATCGCGAATAGACAAGACAATCTGTATATGTAAAgctatttaaatgaatttctgTCTTTTGTCTCCAGCAAAAATGCTTTACAGAATTTTAGATACAACaaaagaatacaatttttaagtatattatttatcttaattaatcgtgaattttttaataactcatattttttacaaatgcattctgtgataatttttcattatgtaAAACGTGATATGCGTCAGAAATGAGTGTGGTAAAATCACTctgtaaaatttgttaaaggaattttaatttgtttctctTATCTTTAGACAAATACTTTAGATAACAAAGTAAAAGTAAGCTAttgtaaagtaaattatttattatgatagtataattatatttctttttttaaattcttttcctttttacacaaattactttatattttatatatactatattatacacatacacactacattctattatatataatatatataataaatatatattttatgtactatatatatattatatgtactattatatgttttactagactgtattaatatatatattatgtattattatatatatatatatatatatatatatatatatatatatatatatactatactatgtatatttatcaaatatttaatatttattttttaaatattttaaatatttttaaatatattatctcttgtgtttatttaaaatattatttctctttattacagtgattacattacatttttttcttgcaggACGCGGCTTGGGGAGAGGATGGTCAGCATGAGCTCCATGCTCGTAGAGACAGTCAgtataaattatgaagattTTAATGAGAGTTTTTTAACATGCGGCACCTGTCTCTGTGTTTACGATGGCAGTGAGCATACACCTAAATTATTACCATGTTCACACACGGtatgattatatgtaaaatagaatgtaatttatacatgtacatagcatatgtaatttgtatttatatatgtgataatcTCATATCTGTTTATTGTAGGTATGTCTACATTGTTTAACAAGGATTGCTGCATCCCAAACACGAGAGACAGGAGCATTTAGATGTCCCATttgtagagaattaataacaattccTCGCGGAGGGGTACCTGCACTGCCCCCGAGCTTTCTCGTAAATCAATTGTTGGACCTTATGTCTCGACAAAGACGAGAGGTATATTGAGTGGAACAAAATAAGTTctttcttttgaataaaatcgcaatattattacatcttaTTCTCTATTACAGGTCATCCCAAAGTGTTCAGTTCATATAAATcaggaattattattttgtgaaacaTGTGATACAGTATTCTGTACAGTATGTACTAGTGGGACACACGCAGGAACGTCACCCGGATGTACAGAACACACAATCATCCCTTTTagtattgcaataaaaaggaTGTCCGAAATATTGCTTTATAAAGCTAATGAGTGTATATCCAAGGTGAAAActagtttctttctttttaatcctttcatattatatttatatataatattaataaagcgcGATTTTATTACACTATATGCTCACTAAGTgtatgtgtaattaatatctaaattattacattgaatatataaaaagatcatatttatatttgtaaaaggaTATCTCGCTTATTTTTCGCTATAACTCTCTAACAATATTCAatctatcttaaaatataattttataataaactataactataatgaaataatattatcaaaattatcatatatgccATCGTGAGCAAGATGTTTACAAATTAACAAAGCAAAGGGATATTGTCATTATATTGTAACATGAAATGTGGTTTAACCATTATTGCATTAAGAGTTACATCTTTTAGTTAACACAGGCACAAGACTCTGTAAGCACGGAACTGCAGCGTTTGGAGGCCTCCAAAGAAAGATGTTTAAATGCTGTAGATACGGAATTCGCAGATATCATTGCGAAAATAGAGAAACGGCGAACGGAATTGCAAGCCACCGTAAACGCCGCTGCTCGTGACAAGAAGCATGTGCTCGAAGAACAGCATGCCCTCATCGAGGCGGAGAAAAGCAAAGTGGAGAGAGAATGCGAAGGATTACAGTATCAGGTAGAGGATGAAAACGTTATCATATAGTATCATCTCTCGCGTATCGTTTTACAGTAATGAGATTCAATTTTCGAAGGTCGAGGTCCGGAATATTACTCAACGTATTAATAGCCTATCAGATCAGCTCGACGCAGCGACCGCTCTTAGCGAACCCAAAGAAAATGCTTTCATCACGTTTGAGTTTAATCATAATGATGCTCTCTTTCAATTGGAGCAGGCACTAAGCAACTTAGGACGAGTACGTTCTAGCACAACATTGCCAGGTATTCTGAGAATTGATAATATAGTAAAGTATtcgctttaaaatattcgttCATTAAAACGCATTATTTCACGCTAATGCtatgtaaaacaatataaaaattaaaatttttgatctgTTATTGTTACAATGTTAAAGATGAAGAGTcacgcaaaattaattttctatatttatacatgtgtaCATTAGGTTTATGTCGAGCTAGACTAAAAGACTTAGCGATAGCAAAATTACAAGCAACCGTCATAGTTGAAACGGTGGATTATCACGGCCATCCTCGAAATGTTGGTGGTGATCTTGTCAGTGCTGAGTTGACTCTCGCGGATAATATACATGCGGAAAATCAGAGTGCTATCGAGACGGAAGTAAAAGATCTGGAGAATGgaatctatgaaatttattttcggcCACCGACCGCGAGTCGATACGTTATAAAGATATCTGTATTCGAACGACCCATAAAAGATTATCCGCTATTTTTCGATGCAACTGAACATAATGAAGCTATTAAGATATATGGAAGACGTGGTAATGGAAAAGATGAATTTCATCAGCCAGTCTCGGTCACAGTAGACGAAGAAGGAATGATCTATATTTTAGATACTGGAAATTCTCGTATTAAggtatgtttaaaataatatacaagagATACGAATCTTATAtagcaagatatttttattaattatttaatttttatcatttatttaattttcccaATTTCTGTATCGCTTTAGGTACTCAATTGTGAGTTGGAATTTCAAAGGCACATAAATAATGAAGGCTTAGAGGGCCGTAGTTGTACGGGAATAGATATTTCTCAACAAGGTCTCGTAGTTGTAAATTGGCGGACGCGAAAGATTACGGAAATGACTTCGTTAGGTGATACGATCCAATCCTTCTCGCATAACGCATTTCAAGTTAGTAGTTTCTATTACACGTTtcatcaatgaaaaaaaaaataatacttattattatagtatagtatagtatatatttaataatacttgttaagtactttttaattaattgttatcttTTCATCTTTCAGGAACCTATAGACATTGCAGTGGATAAAAATTACGGTCACATACTTGTGGCTGACAACGGTCAAAGCTGTGTGTTCGTATTTGATTCAGATGGCAAAATACTATTCCAggttaatttttgtttaagtaCATATACGAATAATTGCAACTGCGAATTGCCTCGGTCCTCATATAGTTATCACGAAACGTTAACAGGTCGGTAAGAGAGGCACGTTTAAACTAATCAGTTCTGTGACTGTCGGTCCTGCCGGTGAGATTCTAGTTGCCGACAGCAGAATTCAAGTATTTTCCGCGAAGGGAGATTTCTCCGAGGAAATATATTCCGAAGGCAAAGGTAAGTTTCAGTATCTGTTTGACAGTGATTTGTTTGTAACAGTACCATTTAACTGAAAGTTTTTCaaagaatacaatattatggATATGAAAAATGGggatatatatgtcaaaataggggtattttaaagcaataaaacTAAAGACTATATGTGCTCGTTTTATGTGTACGACAGGAAAAGGTATCTATGGAGGAATAGCTGCGGATGCGGACGGTAAAATAGTTGGCACCCGTACAGACAAAGGTCGCAGTATAATACAAGTAATGAAGCTAGGTGGAGGTAATATTTTAACCGAAATTGACTCGCATAGCTCGAAATTGCGACGTCCGTCAGGCATAGCCGTATTACCGGATAATCACCTAGTGGTGGTGGACTTGGGCAatgattgtataaaaaagtacaGATACTGGTAGAAAGTCGTCCATTTGAGTATCAAAATTCACAAACCGCGAGCGGAAAGAAAGTTACGAAAAGAGATACCAAATGTCAGTTAGAATTATTCATTCAGGTTTTTTTGTGAAACTTATAGCTATAACATTGTGTATTATGACAAAAAAGGTATGCCtatgttttcataaaaaaattttatatataaataaattacaggaTAAAACGCGTGTgacgcaaaataataatgttggaAAAGAAACATGTATTgctatgcataatattttataatttatattttgtctttatttataaaatttaattttttttatattttatgttactttCTCTCTTGTGTTTCCTGCGCAAATTCGGAAATACAAAGTTTTCACTGTACATAAAACAAAGTCAGTCGAAATGCTCAgtacttatatatgtatatcttttatattttattaaattttaaatctttgcgattaatatttgattatttgagAATGCGTAACAATTCTGTTGTTACTGAGTAATCTAGATATATCCGCAGATGATGATCCTCTCTtagttttgttaaattaagCCTGAAAATTGTTGttctatatattctacattCTTGTTCAAACATTTACATATGATTGCAATTGTAATTGAATGtacattaaacattaaataagaagtaatatacacaaataataaatagtctAATAGAGACTATCTAAGATAATATTGCATTGAGACTTGgaggcacacacacacaacaattcatctctgataaaatatataaaccaattaattaataaaaaaaaaacagaattgaAGAAATAGATCTCGTTTTATTcttggtaatttttttttttatatgtttacaatGTGACTGacttaatacttaaaaaattttcgacaATCTTAACAATTTTTAGACTTGATTTGTTTCAATAAGATCAGGTTCATTATCTActgatgtataatattattatatagaagttacacacacatacacactgcCGTTccgtgttattttatatcgtcaAAATTGAGAATACGGAGTTGtatcgttataaaaattttcacattacataaaattaatcagaCATGTAAAGAACCTGTTTAAATGCCTTAATGTTGAggttgtaaaaattttcattaaatagcaaatattttcattaattaaaatcatagacttttttattaaatttggaatcatatttattttttttatatattccttatttattattacatttaatttatattgtatttcttatattacatatttattaacttatgCTTCGTgatttgcgtaaaaaaaactagtttttattaattttgttttttctgattttctttttgaaattttttgtgcAGCACTATTTTACAGAATAACACACATAAGTTCCTTATCCTTTTAATAAACAAGAGACTTGGGTTACTCGCGCATCGGTACTACGTGAATTTTTTAACtcaataaagtaaattataattaatctaagaTAATTCTAGGCACAcacaaataattagaaatatattaagaattgtatatatattttttcagtattatcgtaaattttgatagaattGGTCATGGTTATTTATCTAGAGAGATAAAAGGTTTATTTATCTAGAGGTTTTCTAAACTTCATATAAAACACACATAATTATCTCCATAATGGCGCATGTTTCTGAAGGCCTACAAAATCATTTACCAGAATTGAATTATTCGCTGTTGGAAAGACGCTACATCCTAATTTTAGCAAGTTTTATCgcgcaaataatttctttctttgttgggaaaaatgtatttatatataatgtgtgcattttatttaaattaagtcaCTCAATATAAATCAGGAAGAGAActggaaaaaaattcaagtgaCGAGATTTATTACGTCGCGCAATTTGCTTTTCTatctagaaatatttaatgtccGTCTGAAGATTATGGTTGTTGTATTTGCgtgaaatgttattataatatgtatatctacTTATTCTTTGATACTTATTTCTTGACCGAGAGTGATATAaacttacacatatatatatacgcggcTTATAATGTCTATTTCTGTAACCCccgg
It encodes the following:
- the LOC126858869 gene encoding tripartite motif-containing protein 2-like isoform X3 → MEALRLAIQTRLGERMVSMSSMLVETVSINYEDFNESFLTCGTCLCVYDGSEHTPKLLPCSHTVCLHCLTRIAASQTRETGAFRCPICRELITIPRGGVPALPPSFLVNQLLDLMSRQRREVIPKCSVHINQELLFCETCDTVFCTVCTSGTHAGTSPGCTEHTIIPFSIAIKRMSEILLYKANECISKAQDSVSTELQRLEASKERCLNAVDTEFADIIAKIEKRRTELQATVNAAARDKKHVLEEQHALIEAEKSKVERECEGLQYQVEVRNITQRINSLSDQLDAATALSEPKENAFITFEFNHNDALFQLEQALSNLGRVRSSTTLPGLCRARLKDLAIAKLQATVIVETVDYHGHPRNVGGDLVSAELTLADNIHAENQSAIETEVKDLENGIYEIYFRPPTASRYVIKISVFERPIKDYPLFFDATEHNEAIKIYGRRGNGKDEFHQPVSVTVDEEGMIYILDTGNSRIKVLNCELEFQRHINNEGLEGRSCTGIDISQQGLVVVNWRTRKITEMTSLGDTIQSFSHNAFQEPIDIAVDKNYGHILVADNGQSCVFVFDSDGKILFQVGKRGTFKLISSVTVGPAGEILVADSRIQVFSAKGDFSEEIYSEGKGKGIYGGIAADADGKIVGTRTDKGRSIIQVMKLGGGNILTEIDSHSSKLRRPSGIAVLPDNHLVVVDLGNDCIKKYRYW
- the LOC126858869 gene encoding tripartite motif-containing protein 2-like isoform X1 — translated: MEALRLAIQTRLGERMVSMSSMLVETVSINYEDFNESFLTCGTCLCVYDGSEHTPKLLPCSHTVCLHCLTRIAASQTRETGAFRCPICRELITIPRGGVPALPPSFLVNQLLDLMSRQRREVIPKCSVHINQELLFCETCDTVFCTVCTSGTHAGTSPGCTEHTIIPFSIAIKRMSEILLYKANECISKLTQAQDSVSTELQRLEASKERCLNAVDTEFADIIAKIEKRRTELQATVNAAARDKKHVLEEQHALIEAEKSKVERECEGLQYQVEVRNITQRINSLSDQLDAATALSEPKENAFITFEFNHNDALFQLEQALSNLGRVRSSTTLPGLCRARLKDLAIAKLQATVIVETVDYHGHPRNVGGDLVSAELTLADNIHAENQSAIETEVKDLENGIYEIYFRPPTASRYVIKISVFERPIKDYPLFFDATEHNEAIKIYGRRGNGKDEFHQPVSVTVDEEGMIYILDTGNSRIKVLNCELEFQRHINNEGLEGRSCTGIDISQQGLVVVNWRTRKITEMTSLGDTIQSFSHNAFQEPIDIAVDKNYGHILVADNGQSCVFVFDSDGKILFQVGKRGTFKLISSVTVGPAGEILVADSRIQVFSAKGDFSEEIYSEGKGKGIYGGIAADADGKIVGTRTDKGRSIIQVMKLGGGNILTEIDSHSSKLRRPSGIAVLPDNHLVVVDLGNDCIKKYRYW
- the LOC126858869 gene encoding tripartite motif-containing protein 2-like isoform X2, whose product is MSCCPFMTRLGERMVSMSSMLVETVSINYEDFNESFLTCGTCLCVYDGSEHTPKLLPCSHTVCLHCLTRIAASQTRETGAFRCPICRELITIPRGGVPALPPSFLVNQLLDLMSRQRREVIPKCSVHINQELLFCETCDTVFCTVCTSGTHAGTSPGCTEHTIIPFSIAIKRMSEILLYKANECISKLTQAQDSVSTELQRLEASKERCLNAVDTEFADIIAKIEKRRTELQATVNAAARDKKHVLEEQHALIEAEKSKVERECEGLQYQVEVRNITQRINSLSDQLDAATALSEPKENAFITFEFNHNDALFQLEQALSNLGRVRSSTTLPGLCRARLKDLAIAKLQATVIVETVDYHGHPRNVGGDLVSAELTLADNIHAENQSAIETEVKDLENGIYEIYFRPPTASRYVIKISVFERPIKDYPLFFDATEHNEAIKIYGRRGNGKDEFHQPVSVTVDEEGMIYILDTGNSRIKVLNCELEFQRHINNEGLEGRSCTGIDISQQGLVVVNWRTRKITEMTSLGDTIQSFSHNAFQEPIDIAVDKNYGHILVADNGQSCVFVFDSDGKILFQVGKRGTFKLISSVTVGPAGEILVADSRIQVFSAKGDFSEEIYSEGKGKGIYGGIAADADGKIVGTRTDKGRSIIQVMKLGGGNILTEIDSHSSKLRRPSGIAVLPDNHLVVVDLGNDCIKKYRYW